The following coding sequences lie in one bacterium genomic window:
- a CDS encoding FG-GAP repeat protein, with product MSELEDINADGRWEFLVGIPSAVTADGEVFFWHGGTGLPVAPDLAWTGASNENFGWSVARIGDVNNGGKADFAVGAPLADNSGADAGRVYVFYGESLASGTAVAQADVIINGQVGGDRFGWSVSAAGDFDGDGRDDFIVGAPLHDSAAQNAGAAYVIYGATGGPSTNLANATRLLGEIANDNFGWAVSDAGNFLAGNEDCVAVGAPLNNTHGGSRAGAVYVFEGALGGATPNTVADFAAGIGSASKADAQYGYAVRNAGRWNADSFDDLAIGAPYCNQGAAEAGRVEIIFGAAIPSTTGDRSVGGEAAGDFLGWSLARARDYDGTSADDLLIGAPGSNQGATDAGRAYVYRGGQASQATAAGLDDLPNLPLMAGTAADDRYGEAVSSLGDFDGDSLWDIAVAAPGGNSHPTNATAGFVHLRHSSIGPVAAEMQSWRAVWAPDGSGGQVDLAFALAEPAGNIAGLDLTRRTLDGHGRQVATATLWSGAAVAGGAQPGRLTCDGRSYAFTDPGPATPPPGGGLSYAVEAVTLDGRTLVLADLAGPAGAAPVFGLAVGAYPNPSSSAQVALRFRALAGDDLQVNVFDLRGRLVRHLYAGSGTGAWMEAGWDGRDESGRNVAEGVYFLTAHSPEGTRSRRLTLVR from the coding sequence ATGAGCGAACTTGAGGATATCAACGCCGATGGCCGCTGGGAGTTCCTGGTCGGTATTCCCAGCGCCGTGACAGCCGACGGCGAGGTGTTTTTCTGGCACGGCGGCACCGGCCTGCCGGTGGCCCCGGACCTGGCCTGGACCGGCGCGTCGAACGAGAATTTCGGCTGGTCGGTGGCCCGGATCGGCGATGTCAACAACGGCGGCAAGGCCGATTTCGCGGTCGGGGCGCCCCTGGCCGACAACAGCGGCGCCGACGCCGGCCGGGTCTACGTGTTCTACGGCGAGAGCCTCGCGTCCGGCACCGCCGTCGCCCAGGCCGACGTGATCATCAACGGGCAGGTGGGCGGCGACCGCTTCGGCTGGTCGGTCTCTGCGGCCGGCGATTTCGACGGTGACGGCCGCGACGACTTCATCGTCGGCGCACCGCTCCACGACAGCGCCGCCCAGAACGCCGGCGCGGCCTACGTCATCTACGGCGCCACCGGCGGCCCGAGCACCAACCTGGCCAACGCCACGCGCCTGCTCGGCGAGATCGCGAACGATAACTTCGGCTGGGCGGTCAGCGACGCAGGCAACTTCCTGGCCGGCAACGAGGACTGCGTGGCCGTCGGCGCTCCGCTCAACAACACGCACGGCGGGTCGCGAGCCGGCGCCGTCTACGTGTTCGAAGGCGCGCTGGGCGGCGCCACGCCGAACACCGTCGCCGACTTCGCGGCGGGCATCGGCTCGGCTTCGAAGGCCGACGCCCAGTACGGCTACGCCGTGCGCAACGCCGGTCGCTGGAATGCCGACAGCTTCGACGACCTCGCCATCGGGGCGCCCTATTGCAACCAGGGCGCTGCCGAGGCCGGCCGCGTCGAGATCATCTTCGGCGCTGCCATTCCGTCCACCACCGGAGACCGTTCGGTGGGCGGGGAAGCGGCGGGCGACTTCCTCGGCTGGTCGCTGGCGCGCGCACGCGACTATGACGGCACCAGCGCCGATGACCTGCTGATCGGCGCGCCCGGTTCCAACCAGGGCGCCACGGACGCCGGCCGCGCCTACGTGTACCGCGGCGGACAGGCCAGCCAGGCGACGGCAGCCGGCCTCGATGACCTGCCGAACCTGCCCCTGATGGCCGGCACCGCCGCCGACGACCGCTACGGCGAAGCCGTGTCTTCCCTGGGCGATTTCGACGGCGACAGCCTGTGGGACATCGCCGTGGCCGCACCGGGGGGCAACAGCCACCCGACCAACGCGACGGCAGGCTTCGTGCACCTGCGGCACAGCAGCATCGGGCCCGTGGCCGCCGAGATGCAGTCCTGGCGCGCCGTCTGGGCCCCCGACGGCAGCGGCGGCCAGGTGGACCTGGCCTTCGCGCTGGCCGAGCCCGCCGGCAACATCGCCGGCCTGGACCTGACCCGGCGCACGCTTGACGGGCACGGGCGCCAGGTGGCGACGGCCACCCTCTGGTCCGGCGCCGCGGTGGCCGGTGGAGCGCAGCCCGGCCGGCTGACCTGCGACGGCCGCAGCTACGCTTTCACCGATCCCGGCCCGGCGACACCGCCGCCGGGCGGCGGCCTCTCCTATGCCGTCGAGGCGGTCACGCTCGACGGCCGCACGCTGGTGCTGGCGGACCTGGCTGGACCCGCAGGCGCCGCGCCGGTCTTCGGCCTGGCCGTGGGCGCCTACCCGAACCCCAGCAGCAGCGCCCAAGTGGCGCTGCGCTTCCGCGCGCTGGCCGGCGACGACCTCCAGGTCAACGTCTTCGACCTGCGCGGCCGCCTGGTGCGGCACCTGTACGCCGGCAGCGGCACCGGCGCCTGGATGGAGGCGGGCTGGGACGGCCGCG
- a CDS encoding peptidoglycan DD-metalloendopeptidase family protein → MLGGAAAAVWALSGQAPHQDVVTAGYDISRAVESTLDIPPLLPELNLKLSHPEAADLAGSYVRHASYETKAGATEPAPADAGGGEGELRIARGQSFYDALAAHGADHDDILELVRVCKPFRNLRAVSAGELFRVQIGAGGRLQSLGFDLDEESFVTFVREGESYVREDGTYPVQRRYRGLNGSIKGSLIASLDRLDAPAALAPKLADILGWDIDFRRDLREGDTFRILYEEVWRDDRLVRSGAIQAVEFTSRGKTRHAFLFDDGTGDPGYFDLTGGSMQKSLMRAPLQYSRISSDFSYRRFHPVLGKMMPHLGIDYAAPLGTPVKAAGDGVVLAAASKGGNGRYVHIRHANKNLETYYLHLSKFGKGIKSGARVQQGQVIGYVGATGYATGPHLDYRIKMNGKFVNPRTIKAPAAEPLSGVRQARYRDHAEQLAATIAALPPQESTLVPTLYAGTPPGWLGATYAAADLPTVVRAVN, encoded by the coding sequence GTGCTCGGTGGCGCGGCGGCAGCCGTCTGGGCCCTCAGCGGGCAGGCGCCGCACCAGGATGTGGTCACGGCCGGCTATGATATCTCGCGGGCCGTCGAATCCACGCTCGACATCCCCCCCCTCCTGCCGGAACTCAACCTGAAGCTCAGCCACCCGGAAGCGGCCGACCTGGCCGGCTCCTATGTGCGCCACGCGTCGTACGAAACCAAGGCAGGCGCTACGGAGCCCGCACCGGCTGACGCCGGTGGCGGCGAGGGCGAATTGCGCATTGCGCGTGGCCAGAGCTTCTACGATGCCCTGGCGGCGCACGGCGCCGACCACGACGACATCCTCGAACTGGTCCGCGTCTGCAAGCCGTTCCGCAACCTGCGCGCCGTGAGCGCCGGCGAGCTGTTCCGCGTGCAGATCGGCGCCGGCGGCCGGTTGCAGTCGCTCGGCTTCGACCTCGACGAGGAGAGCTTCGTCACGTTCGTCCGCGAAGGCGAATCGTACGTGCGCGAGGACGGCACCTACCCCGTGCAGCGTCGTTACCGCGGGCTCAACGGCTCCATCAAGGGTTCGCTGATCGCGAGCCTCGATCGGCTCGATGCACCGGCGGCGCTGGCGCCCAAGCTGGCGGACATCCTCGGCTGGGACATCGATTTCCGCCGTGACCTGCGCGAAGGCGACACGTTCCGCATCCTCTACGAAGAGGTCTGGCGCGACGACCGGCTGGTGCGCTCCGGCGCGATACAGGCCGTGGAGTTCACCAGTCGCGGCAAGACGCGGCACGCGTTCCTGTTCGATGACGGCACCGGTGACCCGGGCTATTTCGACCTGACCGGCGGCAGCATGCAGAAGTCGCTGATGCGGGCGCCGCTGCAGTACTCGCGCATCAGCAGCGACTTCTCGTACCGCCGCTTCCACCCGGTGCTGGGCAAGATGATGCCCCATCTGGGCATCGACTACGCGGCGCCGCTGGGCACGCCGGTCAAGGCGGCCGGTGACGGCGTGGTGCTGGCCGCGGCATCGAAGGGCGGCAACGGGCGTTACGTCCACATTCGCCACGCGAACAAGAATCTCGAGACGTACTACCTGCACCTGTCGAAGTTCGGCAAGGGCATCAAGTCGGGCGCGCGCGTGCAGCAGGGCCAGGTCATCGGCTATGTGGGCGCCACGGGCTACGCGACAGGCCCGCACCTGGACTACCGCATCAAGATGAACGGCAAGTTCGTCAACCCGCGCACGATCAAGGCGCCGGCTGCCGAGCCGCTGAGCGGTGTGCGGCAGGCCCGCTACCGCGACCACGCCGAGCAGCTGGCAGCGACGATCGCCGCCCTGCCGCCCCAGGAGTCAACGCTCGTGCCGACGCTGTATGCGGGTACGCCGCCGGGATGGCTGGGCGCTACCTATGCTGCGGCTGACCTGCCGACGGTAGTACGTGCGGTGAACTGA
- a CDS encoding DUF4340 domain-containing protein, which yields MKKRVSGPQLATMTLLAVAVAASAFLWSTRVAPRAANHSLGGPLLTPSEAAIDALLLNVRGASYRFDRLAAGGWTLGGAMSDDLDPRAMAALVDSLESAVAGPLLPGTEPGDRRYEFNGPEGVQLTVHRTDGSREDIAFGVVNPVAGTRYATGAGRRFCFTVPLALRDRVAALPDGVRARQLLPGVAPAGIERITIEGDGATRIVERRDGRWWLDAPAGVAAFGPLAGQYNALYDDRRLKDDHGIWLEASPVAIRRLVYEVSELNVREFAPPERTDELAAAWGLAPPWRRVTLTGPGVRPALTGAGGEAGTAPVLAFGPPLDERFAPVLRRGHVMVTDREAINTLSMPLEALLEFNALPVQAIEADVIEVTYTGRPLLRGSRRGTPDDTDGRQAWLTDVPAAAEWNNDEASRHGLVRDLVVNLSRQPILAALPPRTTPEPLLDDGRVGLALTFGSGNSARVLRWELGWLRGPVAGQAAARTAALWTPDTGRLVAIPDALLVNMRNAAELVAARR from the coding sequence ATGAAGAAGCGGGTGTCGGGACCACAGTTGGCGACCATGACACTGCTGGCGGTGGCTGTCGCTGCGAGCGCCTTCCTGTGGTCGACGCGCGTGGCCCCCCGCGCGGCCAACCACAGCCTCGGCGGGCCCTTGTTGACCCCGTCCGAAGCGGCCATCGATGCGCTGCTGCTGAACGTCCGCGGCGCCTCGTACCGCTTCGACCGGCTGGCGGCCGGGGGCTGGACGCTGGGCGGCGCCATGTCCGACGACCTCGACCCGCGCGCGATGGCGGCCCTCGTCGACTCCCTCGAATCGGCCGTGGCCGGGCCGCTGCTGCCGGGCACGGAGCCGGGCGACCGCCGCTACGAGTTCAACGGCCCCGAGGGCGTGCAGCTGACCGTGCACCGCACTGACGGCAGCCGCGAGGACATCGCGTTCGGTGTGGTCAATCCCGTGGCCGGGACACGCTACGCCACGGGCGCAGGCCGCCGCTTCTGTTTCACCGTGCCCTTGGCACTGCGCGATCGGGTGGCCGCACTTCCGGACGGGGTGCGGGCGCGCCAGCTGTTGCCCGGCGTCGCGCCGGCGGGCATCGAGCGCATCACGATCGAGGGCGATGGTGCCACCCGCATCGTCGAGCGCCGGGACGGACGCTGGTGGCTCGACGCCCCGGCAGGCGTCGCGGCCTTCGGTCCCCTGGCAGGGCAATACAACGCTCTCTATGACGATCGGCGGCTGAAGGACGACCATGGCATCTGGCTGGAGGCCTCGCCGGTGGCCATCCGACGCCTGGTCTACGAGGTCAGCGAACTGAACGTGCGCGAGTTCGCGCCACCCGAGCGCACGGACGAACTGGCCGCCGCCTGGGGACTGGCCCCGCCATGGCGTCGCGTGACGCTGACAGGGCCGGGCGTACGGCCGGCGCTGACCGGTGCCGGCGGGGAAGCCGGGACCGCGCCCGTGCTGGCGTTCGGCCCGCCGCTCGATGAACGGTTCGCGCCGGTGCTGCGCCGCGGCCATGTGATGGTGACCGATCGCGAGGCGATCAACACCTTGTCCATGCCGCTGGAGGCGCTGCTTGAGTTCAACGCCTTGCCCGTGCAGGCCATCGAGGCCGACGTCATCGAGGTGACCTACACCGGGCGGCCTCTGCTGCGCGGCTCGCGCCGTGGCACGCCCGACGACACCGACGGCCGCCAGGCCTGGCTGACCGACGTGCCCGCCGCTGCTGAGTGGAACAATGACGAGGCGAGCCGCCACGGCCTGGTGCGCGACCTCGTGGTCAACCTGAGCCGGCAGCCGATCCTCGCGGCCCTGCCGCCGCGCACCACCCCCGAACCGCTGCTGGACGACGGGCGCGTCGGCCTGGCACTCACGTTCGGCTCCGGGAACTCCGCCCGTGTGCTGCGTTGGGAACTGGGTTGGCTGCGCGGGCCCGTGGCCGGGCAGGCAGCCGCGCGGACCGCCGCCCTCTGGACGCCCGACACCGGCCGGCTCGTGGCCATTCCCGACGCGCTGCTGGTGAACATGAGAAACGCCGCGGAGCTGGTGGCTGCGCGGCGTTGA
- a CDS encoding Gldg family protein: protein MVFFLLFLLPALSMRLMAPDLRPGRRELVASWPVSDGTWILGKWLGGSLAAIAMIGAGAAYMLAVWTFGRPEAGPAVTAFLGQVLLASCLVAWGLMASCLVSHQVVAYFLAFMTSLLLFIIGVFERFVPGPAGTLARELSILTHFERFSRGVIDTLDLVYFAGMTAIALAFAWAVHAGRRLPPGRRLGPWVPALLTLVVAVLLYLVAGQFRQSWDLTGNQRYSLAPQSVQLLERLGDLLDGKDPDAANGDGALSEGAAKAEFVQVYAFYQKLDPAREVTEALLSSCSQRTRRFRYSIVDPEVDLDLFRKFELGSSRSVVITVGDRHTTLMQPEESALLSAVYRLASGRLSRVMFLTGHGEHMLDSSERPGYLSSSVALSDQGYDVRPLTLSGGARVPESCDVLVIAGPRLDPEPSEVAAIDAFLARGGAVLALTDPPTPAGWAAWLRGWRLVPTGEVLIDAERLAVAQGLGPRTVAIIDTYSHHEIVHSLHGLVTTFPLSQPVMRTEGTDSTLFGGPLLSTGDRTWGETDPGTMFTGRPEFDPATDSRGPLPFGWVLEARRGQERPGRLVVIGNSEFLNNATVNQGANRDLLLNIMGWLAREQALIQVRGRDPLSQPVVLSAAQKEVYGWGAILGWPLLVGSLALGIMLRSRREPRKRP from the coding sequence GTGGTCTTCTTCCTGCTGTTCCTGCTGCCCGCCCTCTCGATGCGGCTGATGGCGCCGGACCTGCGCCCGGGGCGCCGCGAACTGGTGGCCAGCTGGCCCGTCAGCGACGGCACCTGGATCCTCGGCAAGTGGCTGGGCGGTTCGCTCGCGGCCATCGCCATGATCGGCGCCGGCGCCGCCTACATGCTGGCGGTGTGGACGTTCGGCCGGCCCGAGGCCGGCCCGGCGGTGACGGCGTTCCTGGGCCAGGTGCTGCTCGCCTCGTGTCTCGTGGCGTGGGGGCTGATGGCGTCGTGCCTCGTCTCGCACCAGGTCGTCGCGTACTTCCTGGCTTTCATGACCTCGCTGCTGCTGTTCATCATCGGCGTCTTCGAGCGCTTCGTGCCCGGTCCGGCCGGCACCCTGGCGCGCGAGTTGTCCATCCTGACGCACTTCGAGCGGTTCAGCCGCGGCGTCATCGACACGCTGGACCTTGTCTATTTCGCGGGCATGACGGCGATCGCCCTGGCCTTCGCCTGGGCCGTGCACGCGGGCCGGCGCCTGCCGCCGGGCCGGCGGCTGGGGCCGTGGGTGCCGGCGCTGTTGACGCTGGTGGTGGCCGTGCTGCTCTACCTGGTGGCAGGGCAGTTCCGGCAGAGCTGGGACCTGACGGGCAACCAGCGCTACAGCCTGGCCCCGCAAAGCGTACAGCTGCTCGAGAGGCTGGGCGACCTTCTCGACGGCAAGGACCCGGACGCGGCCAACGGCGACGGTGCCCTCAGCGAGGGCGCCGCGAAGGCCGAGTTCGTGCAGGTCTATGCGTTCTACCAGAAGCTGGACCCGGCCCGCGAGGTGACCGAAGCGCTGCTCAGCAGCTGCAGCCAGCGCACGCGCCGCTTCCGCTACTCGATCGTGGACCCGGAAGTCGACCTGGACCTGTTCCGCAAGTTCGAACTCGGTTCGAGCCGCAGCGTGGTCATCACCGTGGGCGACCGCCACACCACGCTGATGCAACCGGAGGAGAGCGCGCTGTTGAGTGCGGTCTACCGCCTGGCCTCGGGCCGTCTCAGTCGCGTGATGTTCCTGACCGGGCACGGGGAGCACATGCTCGACAGCAGCGAGCGCCCCGGCTATCTCAGTTCCTCCGTCGCGCTGTCCGACCAGGGCTACGACGTCAGGCCACTGACGCTGAGCGGCGGCGCACGCGTGCCCGAAAGCTGCGACGTGCTGGTCATCGCCGGCCCGCGCCTGGATCCCGAGCCGTCGGAAGTCGCCGCCATCGACGCGTTCCTGGCGCGCGGCGGCGCTGTGCTGGCGCTGACCGACCCGCCGACGCCGGCCGGGTGGGCCGCCTGGTTGCGCGGCTGGCGCCTGGTGCCCACAGGCGAGGTGCTGATCGACGCGGAACGGCTGGCCGTTGCGCAGGGGCTGGGGCCGCGCACGGTGGCCATCATCGACACCTACAGCCACCACGAGATCGTGCACAGCCTGCACGGCCTGGTGACGACGTTCCCGCTCTCGCAGCCCGTCATGCGCACCGAGGGCACCGACTCGACGCTCTTCGGCGGGCCGCTGCTCAGCACCGGCGATCGCACCTGGGGCGAGACCGACCCGGGCACGATGTTCACCGGCCGGCCCGAGTTCGACCCGGCCACCGATTCCCGTGGTCCCCTGCCGTTCGGCTGGGTGCTCGAGGCTCGGCGCGGACAGGAGCGACCCGGTCGCCTCGTCGTCATCGGCAATTCCGAGTTCCTCAACAACGCAACCGTGAACCAGGGCGCCAATCGCGACCTGCTGCTCAACATCATGGGCTGGCTGGCCCGTGAGCAGGCGTTGATCCAGGTCCGCGGCCGCGATCCGCTCAGCCAACCTGTCGTCCTCAGCGCCGCCCAGAAGGAAGTCTACGGCTGGGGCGCCATTCTCGGCTGGCCGCTGCTGGTGGGCAGCCTGGCGCTCGGCATCATGCTGCGCAGCCGCCGCGAGCCGAGGAAGCGTCCATGA
- a CDS encoding ABC transporter ATP-binding protein gives MIEVTGLTRMYGKLPALAGVSFRVETGQIAGLLGPNGAGKSTVMKILTGSLAPSGGTAAVAGRDLAREPLAARRAVGFMPEHVALPGDQSVWSTLEFVADIKGVPRAGRTAHLGTLLEQTGLQEVRHRLSGRLSHGYRKRLGLAQALVGDPPVIVLDEPTSGLDPNQIVGIRELIRSFRGTRTVLMSSHILSEVAALCERVVILDHGRVVAEQSGEGLAAADPLAAGLAARTIVLSWDGDRDRVAAALARVAGVDDVTITATGAEVNIAGNAVEIRPRLVESVLQAGGLLQNIHDKGPSLEDLFMRLTGADGGATSHWSRTWSSSCCSCCPPSRCG, from the coding sequence ATGATCGAAGTGACCGGCCTGACGCGAATGTACGGCAAACTGCCTGCCCTGGCCGGTGTCTCGTTCCGCGTGGAAACGGGGCAGATAGCCGGCCTGCTGGGCCCCAACGGCGCCGGCAAGTCCACGGTGATGAAGATCCTCACCGGTTCGCTGGCGCCTTCGGGCGGCACGGCGGCGGTGGCCGGGCGCGACCTGGCCCGCGAGCCGCTGGCAGCGCGACGCGCCGTCGGCTTCATGCCCGAGCACGTGGCCCTGCCCGGCGACCAGTCCGTCTGGTCGACGCTCGAATTCGTGGCCGACATCAAGGGCGTGCCCCGCGCCGGACGCACCGCCCACCTGGGCACGCTGCTGGAGCAGACCGGCCTGCAGGAGGTGCGACACCGCCTCAGCGGCCGGCTCTCGCACGGCTACCGCAAGCGGCTGGGCCTGGCGCAGGCGCTGGTCGGCGACCCGCCCGTGATCGTGCTCGACGAGCCCACCAGCGGCCTGGATCCCAACCAGATCGTCGGCATCCGCGAACTCATCCGCAGCTTCCGCGGCACGCGTACCGTGCTCATGAGCAGCCACATCCTCAGCGAGGTGGCGGCGCTCTGCGAGCGCGTCGTCATCCTCGACCACGGCCGCGTCGTGGCCGAGCAGTCCGGCGAGGGCCTGGCCGCCGCCGACCCGCTGGCCGCCGGACTGGCTGCGCGCACGATCGTTCTTTCCTGGGACGGCGACCGGGACCGCGTGGCGGCGGCGCTCGCGCGCGTCGCCGGCGTCGACGATGTCACGATCACCGCCACGGGCGCCGAGGTGAACATCGCCGGCAACGCGGTGGAGATCCGCCCGCGCCTGGTCGAGTCCGTGCTGCAGGCGGGGGGCCTGCTGCAGAACATCCACGACAAGGGCCCGAGCCTCGAGGACCTGTTCATGCGCCTGACCGGGGCGGACGGCGGTGCCACCAGCCACTGGTCTCGAACGTGGTCTTCTTCCTGCTGTTCCTGCTGCCCGCCCTCTCGATGCGGCTGA
- a CDS encoding ketoacyl-ACP synthase III, with product MTPRLPRDRTLHTAGITGVGMSFPERRLTNADLEKMVETDDAWIVERTGIRERRLAPRGTGASFHGALAARQAMEHAGITAAEVDQIIVPTVTPDMVFPATACLIAHELGAVNAWGYDLEGACSGFIFALQNARAQIEAGHARRVLVVGTEIMSSITNYQDRNSCILFGDGAGAVVVERVEPDRLGIIDAIHHVDGVGIRFLHQKAGGSAMPASAATVAGKLHTVYQEGRDVYKFAVKGMAGVTAEVVERNGLTGADVDLFVPHQANIRIIEAAQQRLGLPDSKVMITIDRFGNTTSASIPSALRVACDEGRLHEGHTVVLCAFGAGFTWGACLLRWTAR from the coding sequence ATGACCCCCAGACTTCCGCGCGACCGGACGCTGCACACCGCCGGCATCACCGGCGTCGGCATGAGCTTTCCCGAGCGCCGCCTGACCAACGCCGACCTCGAGAAGATGGTCGAGACCGATGACGCCTGGATCGTCGAACGCACCGGCATCCGCGAGCGCCGCCTGGCCCCGCGCGGCACCGGGGCCTCGTTCCACGGCGCGCTGGCTGCCCGCCAGGCCATGGAGCACGCCGGCATCACGGCCGCCGAGGTCGATCAGATCATCGTCCCCACCGTGACGCCCGACATGGTCTTCCCGGCCACCGCCTGCCTCATCGCGCACGAACTGGGGGCGGTCAACGCCTGGGGCTACGACCTGGAGGGCGCCTGCAGCGGCTTCATCTTCGCGCTGCAGAACGCGCGCGCGCAGATCGAGGCCGGCCACGCCCGCCGCGTCCTGGTCGTCGGCACCGAGATCATGTCGTCGATCACCAACTACCAGGACCGCAACAGCTGCATCCTCTTCGGCGACGGCGCCGGCGCCGTGGTCGTCGAGCGCGTGGAGCCCGATCGCCTGGGCATCATCGACGCGATCCATCATGTCGACGGCGTGGGCATCCGCTTCCTGCACCAGAAGGCCGGCGGCAGCGCCATGCCGGCCTCGGCGGCGACCGTGGCGGGCAAGCTGCACACCGTCTACCAGGAGGGCCGCGACGTCTACAAGTTCGCGGTCAAGGGCATGGCCGGCGTCACCGCCGAAGTGGTCGAGCGCAACGGGCTGACCGGAGCCGATGTCGACCTGTTCGTGCCGCACCAGGCCAACATCCGCATCATCGAGGCCGCGCAGCAGCGGCTGGGCCTGCCCGACAGCAAGGTGATGATCACGATCGACCGGTTCGGCAACACGACCTCGGCCAGCATCCCTTCGGCGCTGCGCGTGGCTTGTGACGAGGGTCGCCTGCACGAAGGGCACACGGTGGTGCTCTGCGCCTTCGGCGCCGGCTTCACGTGGGGCGCCTGCCTGCTGCGCTGGACAGCCCGCTAG
- the rplQ gene encoding 50S ribosomal protein L17 — translation MRHNRTLRKLGRTQAHRNMMYRNLVTSLFKHERIQTTAPKAKEARAVAERLITFAKKGDLHSRRIAARKVNEPVVLAKLFAEIGPRYAERAGGYTRIMRIGPRHGDNAELVILELVDGTARPKVKDTRKRARARKVLAAEQKKEAIASFTEQAQDAAYKEKDERDADEDKK, via the coding sequence ATGCGTCACAATCGCACCCTGCGGAAGTTGGGCCGGACCCAGGCGCACCGCAACATGATGTACCGGAATCTGGTGACCTCGCTGTTCAAGCACGAGCGCATCCAGACGACGGCACCGAAAGCCAAGGAGGCCCGCGCGGTAGCCGAGCGGCTGATCACCTTCGCCAAGAAGGGTGATCTGCACTCGCGGCGCATCGCAGCGCGCAAGGTGAACGAGCCGGTGGTGCTCGCGAAGCTGTTCGCCGAGATCGGCCCGCGGTATGCCGAGCGCGCCGGCGGCTACACGCGCATCATGCGCATCGGGCCCCGGCACGGCGACAACGCCGAACTGGTGATCCTCGAGCTGGTCGACGGCACCGCCCGTCCCAAGGTCAAGGACACGCGCAAGCGCGCCCGCGCCCGCAAGGTGCTGGCCGCCGAGCAGAAGAAGGAAGCGATCGCGTCATTCACCGAGCAGGCGCAGGATGCCGCCTACAAGGAGAAGGACGAGCGCGATGCGGACGAGGATAAGAAGTAG
- a CDS encoding DNA-directed RNA polymerase subunit alpha, producing the protein MKWVNMMMPEGVRVNKATQSHAFAEVEIAPLERGFGHTLGNALRRTLLSSMHGHGITAVHLDGVKHELSTMPGVLEDVTDIVLNLKNVVFGLSDAPSHWAHIEVMGPGPVTAGAITGNPDLVIDNPDYVICTLTEAEKFSARMFIDIGRGYVDREQHNVPDERIGVIRMDTNYSPVRKVSFRVEDTRVGQRTDYDKLILGITTNGAVRPEDAVAFAAKLLKDQLQLFINFDEAPIDAQETEVNEEQERLVELLSRNVEELELSVRSANCLKSGHIKTLFDLVTKPEQEMLKFRNFGRKSLNEIGEILEGMELGFGMTFPPEINDRVREISGS; encoded by the coding sequence ATGAAGTGGGTCAACATGATGATGCCTGAGGGTGTGCGCGTGAACAAGGCGACCCAGTCGCACGCGTTCGCCGAGGTCGAGATCGCGCCCCTCGAGCGCGGATTCGGCCACACCCTGGGCAACGCCCTGCGGAGAACCCTGTTGTCGTCGATGCACGGCCACGGGATCACCGCGGTGCATCTCGATGGCGTCAAGCACGAGTTGAGCACCATGCCGGGCGTGCTGGAGGATGTCACGGACATCGTCCTGAACCTGAAGAACGTGGTTTTCGGCCTGTCGGATGCGCCCTCGCACTGGGCGCACATCGAGGTCATGGGCCCCGGGCCGGTCACCGCCGGCGCCATCACCGGTAACCCCGACCTGGTGATCGACAACCCGGACTACGTGATCTGCACGCTGACCGAGGCGGAGAAGTTCTCGGCGCGGATGTTCATCGACATCGGCCGCGGCTACGTCGATCGCGAACAGCACAACGTGCCCGACGAGCGTATCGGCGTGATCCGCATGGACACGAACTACTCGCCGGTGCGCAAGGTCAGCTTCCGCGTCGAGGATACGCGCGTGGGACAGCGGACCGACTATGACAAGCTGATCCTGGGCATCACCACCAATGGTGCGGTGCGCCCCGAGGATGCCGTCGCCTTCGCGGCGAAGCTCCTGAAGGACCAGTTGCAGCTGTTCATCAACTTCGACGAGGCACCGATCGACGCCCAGGAGACCGAGGTCAACGAGGAGCAGGAGCGCCTGGTGGAGCTGCTGTCCCGCAATGTGGAAGAGCTGGAGCTGTCGGTCCGTTCGGCCAACTGCCTCAAGTCCGGCCACATCAAGACCCTGTTCGACCTGGTGACGAAGCCTGAGCAGGAGATGCTCAAGTTCCGCAACTTCGGACGCAAGAGCCTGAACGAGATCGGCGAGATCCTCGAAGGCATGGAACTCGGCTTCGGCATGACGTTCCCGCCCGAGATCAACGACCGTGTGCGCGAGATTTCCGGCTCCTAG